The Salmo salar chromosome ssa06, Ssal_v3.1, whole genome shotgun sequence sequence AAGCACGTTTCTGACCACAGCGTGGTTGGGTCATAAACCAACTGAAACTGAAGTCCTGGGAATTAATGCTGCTGATAGGCTGAACGTGATGTGGTGATAAGTATTTGGCATGACCTTGACCAATTAGACACTAACAAAAGTGGGGGTCGTCTGAATAAGCTGCCCGACTAGAGCTAACCATAAAGGATGGCTAGAATCAGCTGACTGAAGCTGGCCGTTTTAACAGCCGCCCCCAAATGTGTTGTACATAtttgaaaacaacaacaaagggCAGCAAGGGCAGACAGTCACTGAGAGGAATGACGTGAATACTTGTGGTCATCCAGAGAGGCAAATGTAGATCAGACGGGCGACTGGTCCAACAGAAGGCCTGTCTTTTGATGCATCTGGCCGCCCCGTCACAAAGGTGCTTGAGGTCACCAGACAAGGGCGATTGATACTGTAGGGGCAGGTGCAAGCTGTGAAGCAATTCTGGAAGAGGGGAGCCAACAAGATGTGGTGGTGGATCCGGTGATGACTGCCCCCTTTGCCCAGGAACAGGCAACAGGAATACCTCAATGGTGAGGGCTTGTAACATAGccaggggaggagcaggagtcCTATTGACCCCTGGAAAGGTGTCAGCTGAGGACACCAGGACTGGAGACTGCAAGGCCACAGCGGCAGAGCTCAAAGAGGGTCTCAGGACTGGAGACCGCAGGGCTGCAGCAGCAGAGATCGCAGAGAACCCTGGGACTGGATACTTGGGCTGCTAGAGCCACGAAGCAGCAATGGGTGGTGGCCACCGGACAGGCCGGACCCAGGCAGAGGGACCCGATCAGGAGGTTGGGCCACAGCAGCAGAGCTCGATGATGGTCTCAGCACGGTAGATGGTTGAGGTTTGTCCGCAGGTTCTCGACAAAGCTCTCAGGACTAGAGACCACAGGTCCGCAGCAGCAGAGCTCAATGAGGGTCTCTGGACTCCAGATGGCGAGGCCACCCCATCGACAACAGGAGAGGCCCCATGTACAGGAGTTGTGGTCGGCTGGATCTCCACAGCAGCAATGGACAGAGATCTCAGGACAGTAGACGGCTGGACCACCACATCAGCGAATGGAGGGGGCTCTGGGACCAGAGCTGAATCCCCACAGTAGCAACAGGCGAAGATCTCAGGACAGGAGATGGCTGCCCACctgaaagagaaggagaaaaatACCCAAAGGTGGGAGAGAGCTGGACCTTGGGTCCAGGAGAAACTGAGTGTCCAGAGCTGTAGACTTGGGGTCTGACAGAACTAGTGACTTAGGGCCTGACTGGGCTACAGACTGAGATAGGGGATGTTAGATCTATCAGGACAGAAAGCTCTGGGCCTACTGGGATAGGAAACTGGGGACCCAGCATAGCGGGAAACTGTAAAGCCACTAGGGAATCAGGGAACTCAGGGCTAAGATACTCTGGACCTACTGGGGCTATAGACTGAAGAACTAGTAGGGCAAAAGGTGTGGtgtctcctacaacaggacaatgaacacCTCAGTCAGGAGGGTCTGCCAAGGCTGAAACATGCGGGAAACAGTTCGGAGAGGCTAGTAAGAACCCCAGGGCTGAGACCGGCAGGTTCCACCAGGCAGGGATTTACAGGGCCAGGACAGCAGATACGGACCGAGCCATTGCAGCAGAGACTGGAGGGGGCTCccagggaggagcagggagaTGTCTTTGGACAGCAGTAGGCCAGACGTCAAAGGTAGGAGTAGGCAGATCCCACCAGACAGGGACCAGAGAGGTCTGAGTGGCAGGGCTGGACATGGTGCCTAGAGCAGCTACACACAGGGCTACCGCATTATGGACCAACTGACATCCACAGGTGTCAGTTGGAGTATGAGAATGGTTCTCCCCCGTCCCTGAAGACAGCTGACGGTCTTCCTGCTCGAAAATAGGCAGGGAGGTAAGGATAAATATTGGGTCCAGAAGAGGGGTCGGCAGAACCTCTGTCACTGGAGAtggcacaactgtgggaaccAGTTGAGACTCTGCGACAGGAGCTGGTTGAAGCACAGCTGTGGGAGTGGCGAGCTgaagctccatggcaggagccggtgtagtaggccCCACTACTAACCTGCTCTCTGTTGTTGGAACAGGCTGGATCTGCACGGCTGGGGTCGGATGGAGCACGGAGGTAGGGTGCTCCGCCAGTGTGAGCTCTGGCCCTGGAGAAAGCTGTAGCACAGCTATGAGGGTCTCCACAGCTGGGGTCAGATCGGAGACCGGGACTAATGTTGAAGCTGATTAAGAATGGCGCTGCATCTCAAGCCTCTTCTGACATCGGGCATCAATGAGCTGGTTGAGCTGGCGCCGCAGAACCTCATTCTGGCACTTCTGGTGTAGTATCTGTTGCATGACGATCTCTGAGATGATGTCATCAACTTATTGGGCAGCTTGGTGGCACAGGTGCCTGTTATCCCCCCCCTAAGACGTCTTTCAGTTGTAAGAGGAGAGAACTGTTGAGGGACTGGCTGAGACGGTCAGGTGACCACTGGCAGTGTCCATCAGGTAAGTACTGGCGATGgtgattggggcggcaggtagcctagtggttagagtgttgggtcagtaaccgaaaggttgctagatcgaatccctgagctgacaaggtaaaataatccgttgttctacccctgaacaaggcagttaacccactgttcccaggctgtcattgtaaataagaatttgttcttaatggacttgcctagttaaataaaggtgaattttaTTTAAAGAACCATAGTTAATGTCAGTTCTCACTTTACATGATTCTCAGTTATGTGAACCATGAGTGGTCAGATGTGTGTGTAAACTCCCCCTAACCTGGACATCTGCCTCATCCTTGTTCTGATCGAACATTCTGTAGTGGTTGCTACCGGCCTTAAGCCAACACCTAAGATTTCTTATTGCATTCATGGTCCTTCGATTCTCTTCAACCCTACCCTTATTTTTCATGGTCCTTCGAGCTGAATCGAGTAACTGCTACAGCCCAAGGATGCCAGTTAACAGAGAAGATTATCCCCAAGCTGTGGTCCGTCCGAGCCAACCAGCTCACCTGCCACAATATCTCAACAATTACGGCGATGACTACGAGTCAAGGCACAGACTACCACACATGACTCCTACGAGGGAGAGCAGCTCAAGGGTTTTCTTGAGCACAAGAGACGGGATATACAGCAATCAAAGTGGACTTCTTCCCTTTCAACAACTTATCACCAGTCCCAGGCACCACCCAGGCTGATTGGCAGAATAGAGGACAGAGCCTCAGCCTTTTCATTGGTTGCTAATTCACCGGGTTCCCACCTCAGGCTAACCTCGACCAGAGATCCTCAGGATCAGCATCGACCTGAGTAGATCGCCAGTGACAACCGTAAAGGTCTCACTGTGTTTACACAGCCAGTGTGACAAGATTGATGAGCTCATTGAATCAGTCTGGAAGATGGAAGGTTCCTACAGTCCACATAATTATtataactttttttatttaaccagataggctagttgagaacaagtactcatttacaacggcgacctggccaagataaagcaaagcaacacatggaataaacaagcatacaatcaataacacaatagaaaaaaggctatatacagtgtgtccaaatggcgtgaggaggtaaggcaataaataggccatagtagcaagtaatttagcaaattaacactggagtgatagatgcagatgatgttcaagtagaaatactggtgtgcaaaagagcagaaaagtaaataaaaacaatatggggatggggtaggtagattggatgggctatttacagatgggctaagtacagctgcagcgatcggttagctgctcggatggctgatgtttaaagttagtgagggaaatataagtctccagcttcagtgatttttgcaattcattccagtcattggcagcagagaactggaaggcggccaaacgaggtgttggctttggggatgaccagtgagatatacctgctggagcgcatgctacgggtgggtgttatcgtggccaatgagctgagataaggcggggctttacctagcagagacttatagataacctggagccagtgggtttggcgacgaatatgtagtgagggccagccaatgagagcatacaggtcgcagtggtgggtagtatatggggctttggtgacaaaacggatggcactgtgatagactacatccagtttgctgagtagagtgttggaggctattttgtaaattacatcgccaaagtcaaggataggtaggatagtcagttttacgagggtatgtttggtagcatgaatgaaggaggctttgttgcgaaataggaagccgattctagatgtaattttggattggagaagccagacacctaggtatttgtagttgtccacatattccaggtctgaaccgtccagagtagtgatgctagtaggtcgggagggtgcgggcagcaattggttgaagagcatgcacttagttttactagcatttaaaagcagttgttaAATCactggccacggaaggagtgttgtatggcattgaagctcgtttggaggtttgttagcagtgtccaaagaagggccagatgtatacagaatggtgtcgtccgcgtagaggtggatcagagaatcaccagcagcaagagcgacatcattgatatatacagagaaaagagtctgcctgagaattgaaccctgtggcacccccatagagactgcctgaggtccggacaacaggccctccgatttgacacactgaactctatctgagaagtagttggtgaaccaggcgaagcagtcatttgagaagccaaggctgttgagtctgccgataagaatgcggtgattgataGTAAATGTAGCAATTATATGACAAGGGAACAACATTCCCACCTCTTTCATTGTCAATAATTAAATCACTGGTTTGAGAGCACAAAATCAACCAAAATAGCACTGCTAATAGCTCTAAATTTAAAATACTGTGATTGAAGAAAAAATGTTCAGAGATTAAATTATTTAAAAATGCAAGttcattataatttctacacacTCTCTACCTGGTTTAAGTTGTTTATGTTTAGACTGGAGtatttttcattaaaaaaaatatataaaaaaaaatatatatatatatatatatatatacttatttggGACTCAGACACCCAAGAGCCATTCCATACCTCCTGCGACCAAAATTCTGACTCAAATCAGGGACCCAGTTATTATTACCAACTCTAATATGTCTATGAAATATAAACATTTGGTCATGTGTTGCTTTTATTAACCATGGGTATATACATCTGGAGTGAACATGTAATTTAGACAATAAATAGTGGAGATAAGTAGAAACAGAGAAGTACTGCAACAAAAAGTGCAAGTTAGACACTATTGAACTACTGGTATACTTTGAATTTATGTGAAGTTACATGAATAATTAAAATATGTTATATATACgttattggaaaataaaatcaaaGACGTTCCTTTATAGTTTCAGTTACTGGCTTTatatcccatagggcggcgcacaattggcccagcgtcgtccggctttggccggtgtaggcctgtcattgtaaataagaatttgttcctaactggcttgcctagttaaataaaggttaaataaataaatgcataaaAAATCTCTGTAATGATGTTTTTGGAAAGCACTAGACTGGCCCAAGACGTAGCCTGGACGATTTACAAGAGTGGTCTCTGACAGGGCGGGGTGTCTGGTCTTTGACAATACTCTGATTGATTTACAACTGCGTTTACAAGCCGAGTCCATGGATCAGTGGAGAGAATGATACAATGTTGAGAGTGCCAACAATCGATATCAATACATGACGCGAGATGAATGCATGCTGCGCGCGCATTTACATCAGACGACGGAAGTGCACAGCAGAAACATCGAGGAAAAGCGACACAGGGAGTGAAAACGAAGCAGAATTAGTCaatggtagagagagggagtaaggaaaagaaaggagagaaagcaACACTGAGGCTGCAGGGTTGCTCGGTGGAGGTGGACGTGGCGGGTCGGGTTCAGTTTGAAGCCAAGCAACTGTGGCGACGGCGAGCCGAAGGCTAAAAAAGCCATGAATCGGAGAAACCGCAGGTAGCTATTGCTAGCGTGCTGTTTTTACTGATTTCTTTATTTTTCCACCTCTTTTTCATATGCCAGTGTGTGAATGTGAATGGCCCAGCACAGGTTTCGTAATTCGACACAATTATTTAGTTTAACGACACTTGCCTAGTACTACCTGCATGGGTCCAGGATGCACGCTCAAAGTTAATAAAAAAGTAGCTAGTAACAGTACAGTATAGCTGTCTCACTTTCTTTCCttcctagctaacgttacatgtcatcGAGCTAGTTAGGCGCATctgtaaagctagctagctagctagcagcatcGACGTTAGCGATAAACAAGATGGCcactggctagctagttagctagaaaTGGCATCTTGCCCTGTCTTTGTATGATAGTAGTCAGCTGGTAAACTGAAATATGCCTTTTAAAAAATTATGCAAAGAGTTGGCCGGTGAAAAAAATCCCCCCCGTGAAAAGTTTTTGCTGGTTGTAAGCGCTTCATATGTCACGCAATAGCTTGCTTATAGCCATCCTCAACCAACTGGCTGAGAAAAAGAATCACCGCCAGATTCTTGCAGCCAACTAGTGCATGATGTGCGTGGCGGGTTTGGCATGCTACCTAGCTGGTCAGAACATGCAGGTATTGCATGAACACCCATGTTGTTGCTTAGATTAAAGTTCTTAATTTTGGTAGCATGTGATATTTAGATTTCAAGGCGAGTTATTGTATAGTCATCGAATTGATGAGCATGAATGTTGTGAAGTTAGAAGTAGCCAAAACTATTTCAGGACGTTCCGCTGCCAACTTCTCACCAGCCATCATTACGACTTTAAAAAGATAAGGCCTACTTAATTTTTCTAGAATGTCAGTACAGTTAAAATACGAACACAGTTCTCGAAGTTTGCACATCTCTATTGTCATTGCACATCTGTGTGTTTCTCTTACATATAGCTTGCTTGCCACTAGTTATTGTGAGTCTGTGTAACAATGTGTAGTTGTCTTTTTAGTATTCTGTGTGCTTGTTTTATTTGTGTAATTATAAGCCAATGTTATTATGAGTTGACAgacctgtttattttttattacttTCCCAGCCAAGCCTACCAGGTACATTACCCCTGCTATATTCTAATTGAAGTGAGGAAGACAATAGGTTATATTTTTAAGCTGAATTATTTAATATCCCTTGTTTTCTTTCATTCCAGGGGCTTCAAAGATAGGTGTTGCTCCTAACCCAAGGAAGAAGGCTTGGCATCAGAACAAGCTGTACTATCAGAGGGACACTCAAGTGGACCAAGGCTCTTTTCAGGGCAAAGTAGTACTATTCTCTGATCCATTACGGGACTAACTGGAGACGGGTGCATAAGGACTCTGCAGCCATggcagagttagagacagagtgCATCACGCTAGGACTTGACACGCTGCATGCATCAGAGTGTGGCTCACCGCCGCTGGATCCACTTCGGCCTGAGTGCACCTCGCCAACCCTCCACCTGCTCTCGTCTGACTGCAGCACGCTCGGCACGCTGGCGACAGAGATTGCAGAGCCCATGGTCATGCTGCCTTGTGTGAAGACTGAGCCCGCAGACGACCTGGACCCCATCCGCACCGTGGACCTGTCAGAGATCCAGCCATTGAGCACAGCAGAGCTGGGCCACGAACAGATCAAGATGGAGATCAGTGGGTTGGACTACATCAAGTCTGAGCACCACGACCTCCACTGCTTCCACAGCTCTGAGTACGAGAGCGACTCGTATTCTATGAAGTCCCACTACGAGCCCAGCCTGGTGTTCGACTACATCACCCACGTGTCCGACAGCCTGGACTACATCAGGTCGGAGCAGCACGCCGACCTGCAGTGTTATTACACCACCGAGCTCGGGGCCATCAAGACTGAGTACGAGCCCAACCTGATGTCCAACCACATCAAGACAGAGATGAGCCTAGAGTCCATCCACATGGCCGAGCTCCGGACCGAGCTAAACAAGCTCAGCCATGACGGGGTCATGGAAGGCCATAGACTGGACAACGAGTTCCCTGGCGCAGGAGGCCTCTACGAGCTGCAGTCCACCCATGCTGGCAAAGGCCCAGGCCACACAAGCCCGAAAGGGCATAGCACAACCCCACGCAAACCTCGTAACCTCAGTGGTGAGAAGCCTTTCTCTTGCACCCAGTGTGGGAAGAATTTCAGCACTCTGGGGAACCTCAAAACACACCAGCGCattcatacaggagagaggcCATATACCTGCTCGCAGTGCGGCAAGAGCTTCGGCCAGGCAGGgaacctgaagaggcaccagctCATTCATACGGGTCAGAAACCCTACGTCTGTGCCCACTGCCCCAAGGGCTTCACCAAAGCAGATGACCTCCGCTCACACCAGCGTCTACACACCGGCGAGAAGCCCTTCTGTTGCcttcagtgtgggaagagcttcagtcAGTCCAAGGAGCTCAAAGCCCACCAGCTAAGCCACACCGGAGAGAGGCCTTTCTGCTGCCAAcactgtgggaagagcttcaccAAGGAAATGAGCTACCACAaccacctgcagattcatactggCGAGAAACCGTACTGCTGCTCTCAGTGCGGGAAGACATTCAGCAACTCGGGGGTCCTCAAAACACATGAGAAGATACATTCCGGGGTGAGGCCATTCGGCTGCACACAGTGCGGTAAGAGCTTTGGCCGTTTGGGACATCTTAAAGCACACCAGCAAATCCACACTGGGGAGCGACCTTTCGCCTGCCTCCAGTGTGGGAAGAACTTCAGCCAGTCAGGCCATCTCAAAGCACACGAGCAAATTCACaaaagagagagatcagacatGAGCAGCTCCAGCAgcagtggtggtagcagcagtCGCAGTACTGATAGTAGCTAAATACCTTTAACCTCTTCAAAGTATTATtccttttttttatataaatactaTATATATGTTTTTCCTTACACTTCTCTTAcgtttttcatacattttgtgcTTTTTGCTTTATGTTCTTTGGGAGTCAACTTGACTGATTTGCTATTATGCAACTGTCTATGTTGGGATCAGTGAAGTTACTGAGGGACTTATAGAAAACTTTGTATCTTGTCTGATCTGTGTTGTAGTGAGTGCCATTCCAGTTTCTTTCCTCCAGAAAAATCACTCATTGTGTACACCCTTATTGATAACATGTAATTCCTAAACCATGTACTGGAATTCATTATTAAAGAAACTAATGCAACACCAAATCTCTCCTTTCTTTTGTCTCGTCCTGAATTATGAACTTGTCTACCAGTGGCAAATTAATCTCTTTACTAGAACATTGGTAACAGGTCAAGACCGAATGTTGCACCCTGACTGTATCGCCACTATGCTCATTATTATAAAACTGTACAGATCCGAGAAAGTAGTATAGATACCGGTAGTACTATTTTACAGCAATGTTTCCGCTAGTAGTTACCTGTTATGTAATAGGAAATACATTTATGTAGTTAAAATGGGTACTGTAGTATTTTCATTGTAGAAAAGATGACTCCCTCACTCCTGTATGTTtttgtaaaagtaaagataccttagtagaaaatgactcaagtgaaagtcactcagtaaaatactatttgagtaaaagtatttggttttaagtacacttaagtatcaaaagtataaatcatttcaatttGCTCATGTTAgtcaaaccagacggcacaattgtaatgttttttacgtttctggatagccaggggcatgctccaacacaaacaaagcatgtgtgtttcgtgagcccagatcagaggcagtagggataaccagggatgttctcttgatacgtttttttgggtgtcagggaaaatgtttggattaaaaagtacattattttctttaggaatgtggtgaagtaaaagttgtctacATTATAAGTAGTAAAATACAGATATACCAAAAAATGTACTTTAAAGtaattttacttaagtactttacaccactgcctgttGGTATGTGATTTCATGGTCGTTTCTATAATTCTTAGTTATAACAACACTGTTTATTATTGCACATTCTACTGCTATGGCTCTATAGACATGTTTGCTCTGAGATACAGAATGAAGATACCAGTAACCACAGACAAGGTCATTTGATTATTTTTATCCTTCAACCACCAGCATGACATAGTTGTTAGGTTCACAATATCTTTGGCTGAATTTGAATGGACTTTTacgcacatacagtgagggaaaaaagtatttgatcccctgctgattttgtacgtttgcccactgacaaataaattatcagtctataattttaatggtaggtttatttgaacagtgagagactgaatgacaacaaaaaaatccagaaaaacgcatgtcaaaaattgtataaaatgatttgcattttaatgagggaaataagtatttgacccctctgcaaaacatgacttagtacttggtggcaaaacccttgttggcaatcacagagctcagacgtttcttgtagttggccaccaggtttgcacacatctcaggagggattttatcccactcctctttgcagatcttctccaagtcattaaggtttcgaggctgacgtttggcaactcgaaccttcagctccctccacagattttctatgagattaaggtctggagactggctaggccactccaggaccttaatgtgcttcttcttgagccactcctttgttgccttggccgtgtgttttgggtcattgtcatgctggaatacccatccacgacccattgtcaatgccctggctgagggaaggaggttctcacccaagatttgatggtacatggccctgtccatcgtccctttgatgcggtgaagtcgtcctgtccccttagcagaaaaagactcccaaagcataatgtttccaccttcatgtttgacggtggggatggtgttctcggggtcataggcagcattcctcctcctccaaacacggcgagttgagttgatgccaaagagctccattttggtctcatctgaccacaacactttcacccagttgtcctctgaatcattcagatgttcattggcaaacttcagacgggcatgtatatgtgctttcttgagcagggggaccttgcgggcgctgcaggatttcagtccttcacggcgtagtgtgttaccaattgttttcttggtgactatggtcccagctgccttgagatcattgacaagatcctcccgtgtagttctgggctgattcctcaccgttctcatgatcattgcaactccacgaggtgagatcttgcatggagccccaggccgagggagattgacagttcttttgtgtttcttccatttgcgaataatcgcaccaactgttgtcaccttctcaccaagctgcttggcgatggtcttgtagcccattccagccttgtgtaggtctacaatcttgtccctgacatccttggagagctctttggtcttggccatggtggagagtttggaatctgattgattgattgcttctgtggacaagtatcttttatacaggtaacatgctgagattaggagcactccctttcagagtgtgctcctaatctcagctcgttacctgtataaaagttacctgggagccagaaatctttctgattgagagggggtcaaatacttctttccctcattaaaatgcaaatcaatttataacatttttgacatgcgtttttctggatttttttgttgttattct is a genomic window containing:
- the LOC106607503 gene encoding gastrula zinc finger protein XlCGF57.1, with amino-acid sequence MAELETECITLGLDTLHASECGSPPLDPLRPECTSPTLHLLSSDCSTLGTLATEIAEPMVMLPCVKTEPADDLDPIRTVDLSEIQPLSTAELGHEQIKMEISGLDYIKSEHHDLHCFHSSEYESDSYSMKSHYEPSLVFDYITHVSDSLDYIRSEQHADLQCYYTTELGAIKTEYEPNLMSNHIKTEMSLESIHMAELRTELNKLSHDGVMEGHRLDNEFPGAGGLYELQSTHAGKGPGHTSPKGHSTTPRKPRNLSGEKPFSCTQCGKNFSTLGNLKTHQRIHTGERPYTCSQCGKSFGQAGNLKRHQLIHTGQKPYVCAHCPKGFTKADDLRSHQRLHTGEKPFCCLQCGKSFSQSKELKAHQLSHTGERPFCCQHCGKSFTKEMSYHNHLQIHTGEKPYCCSQCGKTFSNSGVLKTHEKIHSGVRPFGCTQCGKSFGRLGHLKAHQQIHTGERPFACLQCGKNFSQSGHLKAHEQIHKRERSDMSSSSSSGGSSSRSTDSS